A window of Sphingobacterium kitahiroshimense genomic DNA:
TCCCATTTTATTTAGTTTCAATCTTTGGAGGATGATTTCTTATTTCCTCCACAACCAACAATTTAATCTCATCACTTAAGCGTTCCGCTTCCTTTTTCATCGTGATATCATAAAATCCTCTGATCCTACGTTTCGTATCAATCAAAACGTAAGATGATCCTACAACAAAAGGATTATTGACATCTGCTGTGGCTAAAGCATCCTGCAGTAAACCATCTTTTGCAAATTTAAAGATATCCGAATTTGGTTTACTTACAAAGTACCATCTTTTATCTGAGGGATCAATATTCTTAATGTAATTTTTTAATACATCGGGTGTGTCATAAGTCGTGTCGACAGAAACAGAATAGAACTTAATCATCTTATTATGTCTAAACTCACCAGATATCTTATTTAGGCTATTAATCATTGTTGTCGAAAACGACTTATCTCTTGAATAAAAAAGATGTACAACAGTAATAGCGCTATCCTTCCCAAACAGCTCAACGGGTTT
This region includes:
- a CDS encoding SCO family protein, which gives rise to MGKNTGKNKGIQTIMILAIILLLPGFLYVVLNRTGMANSYSTLPIFGQKEVPGTTHRKWGRDIMDTIYHEVPNMSFINYDGKPVELFGKDSAITVVHLFYSRDKSFSTTMINSLNKISGEFRHNKMIKFYSVSVDTTYDTPDVLKNYIKNIDPSDKRWYFVSKPNSDIFKFAKDGLLQDALATADVNNPFVVGSSYVLIDTKRRIRGFYDITMKKEAERLSDEIKLLVVEEIRNHPPKIETK